Proteins from a single region of Meles meles chromosome 10, mMelMel3.1 paternal haplotype, whole genome shotgun sequence:
- the TEX47 gene encoding testis-expressed protein 47: protein MTFPGHIRKPNKRAFPVESPLMPQIPRGNFLHLQEEKQRLQLKKFLLHRMFLVAELTANTEKNDIADYYEQVFQSILKHHLGETVTGFLLVYPTSILHILESSSGTLYRILLDYLSHQKSETEFFIRGMRIIVVSHNIPTRVFMQWHISVIKVPVMYLDDVTQTQSVEEVITEFLTQTHKLALHLLKTVKVGAKGPGDNLHQLAPELLIPEQIIKYLYKSEEFMDPETFINTYNKPLHVTLDSEVIWPAPTYF, encoded by the coding sequence ATGACTTTCCCAGGCCACATCAGAAAGCCCAACAAAAGGGCTTTTCCAGTGGAATCTCCTCTAATGCCACAAATTCCACGTGGCAATTTCTTACATCTTCAGGAGGAGAAACAAAGACTACAGCTAAAGAAATTCCTTCTTCATAGGATGTTTCTAGTGGCCGAGCTAAcagcaaacacagaaaaaaacGATATCGCTGACTACTATGAACAAGTGTTTCAGTCAATTTTAAAACATCACCTAGGAGAAACAGTGACAGGGTTTTTGCTGGTATATCCTACTTCTATTCTGCATATCCTTGAGAGCTCCAGCGGTACACTTTACCGAATTCTTTTAGATTATCTGAGCCATCAAAAGAGTGAAACAGAATTCTTTATCCGAGGTATGAGAATTATCGTAGTGTCCCATAACATCCCAACCAGGGTCTTCATGCAATGGCATATTTCAGTAATAAAAGTTCCAGTCATGTATCTCGATGATGTGACACAGACACAATCCGTGGAAGAGGTCATCACAGAGTTTCTCACTCAGACTCATAAACTGGCACTCCACCTTTTAAAGACGGTTAAAGTGGGTGCTAAAGGACCAGGAGATAACCTGCACCAACTTGCACCTGAACTGCTCATCCCAGAACAAATAATAAAGTACTTATACAAATCTGAAGAATTCATGGATCCAGAAACTTTCATAAACACATATAACAAACCCTTACATGTCACTTTGGATTCCGAGGTGATATGGCCTGCTCCGACTTATTTCTAG